The window ATTCAATCGAAATACCGATATTCCCTCGGCCGAAGGATCGGTCGACGGCTCGTTGCAAAAGTCGTCCGAAAAATACTCGTTTCTCTCGTTGAACGCCCGTGACGATGCGCGCTCGCGCCACCTCGTTCGCGCATCACACGCGCTTGAAGTGCCACACCCGCCTCAACGCATCGATTGCCGTTTCTCCAATCACAAAACGCATCCGAAGAACTGGAGCACACCTTGAATCACGACTTCCGAGACGAACCCGCGCGCCGATCCTTCCTCGCCGACATGGCCAAACTCGCGGCCGCCGGTGTCGTTGCCGGCTGGACGCCGATCTACCAGGTTGCCGCGAACGCGGCGACGGCCGGCGCGACGCCGCCCGGCTTCCCGGCCGACATCCCGCTCTACAAGCAGGCGTTCCAGAACTGGAGCGGCGAGATCGTCGTGCAGGACGTATGGACCGCCGCGCCGCGCTCCGCCGACGACGTCGTCGCGACGGTCAACTGGGCGCGCGCGAACGGCTACCGGGTGCGCCCGCGCGGCTACATGCACAACTGGTCGCCGCTGACGCTCGATCCGGGCGTCGCCCCCGCGAACCTCGTGCTGCTCGACACGACGAAGTCGCTGACCGCGGTATCCGTCGACACGTCGACGCGGCCCGCGCGCGTCACCGCGCAAACGGGCGTCTCGCTGGAGACGCTGCTCGCGAAGCTCGAGGATCACGGCCTCGGCGTCGTCGCCGCGCCCGCGCCGGGCGACATTACGCTCGGCGGCGCGCTCGCGATCGACGCGCACGGCACCGCCGTGCCCGCGGTCGGCGAAACCTTGCAGCCCGGCCACACCTACGGCTCATTGAGCAACCTGGTGCTCTCGCTGACCGCGGTCGTGTTCGATCCCGCCAGCCGGCAATACGCGCTGCGCACGTTCCAGCGCAACGATCCCGACATCGGCGCGTTCCTCGCGCACATCGGCCGGGCGCTCGTCGTCGAGGTCACGCTGGCGGCCGGGCCGAACCAGCGGCTGCGCTGCCAGAGCTTCATCGACATTCCGGCTTCGGAGTTGTTCGCACCGGCCGGCACGGCCGGCCGCACGATCTCATCGTTGCTCGACCGCTCAGGCCGGATCGAAGCGATCTGGTTCCCGTTCACGACTTGCCCGTGGCTCAAGGTCTGGACCCTGAAGCCGAGCAAGCCGCTGCTGTCGCGCGCCGTCACGCAGCCGTACAACTACCCGTTCTCCGATTCGATCCCGCAATCGCTGTCGGATCTCGTCAAGCGGATCATCATCGGCGGCGAGGGCGCGCTCACGCCGCTGTTCGGCCAGACGCAATACGCGATCACGACCGCCGGTCTCGGGCTCACGCTCAGCGCGGACATCTGGGGCTGGTCGCGCACCGTGCTGCAGTACATCCGCCCGACGACGCTGCGCGTCACCGCGAACGGCTACGCGGTGCTCGCGCGGCGCGCCGACGTGCAGCGCGTGGTCAGCGAGTTCGTCCAGTACTATCAGAACCGCGTCGACGCGTACAAGGCGCGCGGCGAATACCCGATGAACGGCCCCGTCGAGATTCGCATCACCGGCCTCGACAAGCCTGCCGATGCCGGCGCCGGCGCAGTGGTCCCGACGCTGTCCGCGCTCAAGCCGCGGCCCGACCATCCGGAATGGGACGTCGCCGTCTGGTTCGACATCCTGACGCTGCCGGGCACGCCCGCCGCCGATCGCTTCTATCGCGAGATCGAGCAGTGGATGCTCTCGAACTACAGCGGCGCGTATGCGACGGTGCGTCCCGAATGGTCGAAGGGCTGGGCCTACACCGACACGGCCGCGTGGCAGGACGGCACCATGCTGTCCGTCACGATCCCGCGCCTGTATCGCGACGGTCAGCCAACGACAAGCAACTGGGACGCGGCGCGTGCGACCCTCGAGCGCTACGACCCGCAGCGGATCTTCCGGTCGCCGCTGCTGGACCGGTTGATGCCGTAGCGAACCGTGCGGCTGCGGGTTCGCCCGATGCAACGGAGCCGATGCCGATTGCGGCGGACGAGTCGGACCGATCCCGTTCCGCGCATAGTGGACGGCCGGTTCGGTGCGCCGCGGGGTGACGACTGGGCTCGCGGCACGCGGCCGTCGGCGCGTGTCCGAGCGGCCTCGCAGCCCGCTGTAAAAATCGACGCAGCGGCGATCGCGCCGATGCCCAGGCTCGCGTGGGTCGACCGATTCGGTTCGCTCGTCACGGTGTCGCGCACACGCGCCGTGAATCGTCGGCGGGACGATCGCGCGTCGCGCCGTTCGCGCTTGACGAGGTTCGTAAGCGGAATCGAAACGATGGGAGAGATTGCGGACGACGAGCCGACGTCGCGCGGGCGCGTCGCATGCGCTGCATCGATGAACGCAGCGCGTACCGTACCGTGGATACGGCGAGCGCCGGGCGATACGCAACCTGCGCGTACCGCCCGGCGTTGCCCGTTCCGACGGCTGCTGGCTTCGCCTTCGATCAGCAGATCGATCTGCGTGCGAACACAGAGACGCCCTGTCTCGTCACGCCCACTTCGGCTACCGCACGCTTGCTCGTTCCAAAATCGGCGTCGCCGCGCATGCTCGCCGCGGCGGCCGCATCTTCATCGAACGGACGCGTCGGCGTCGGCCTGGCGGCGCGTATTGCCGAGCACGGCGACGAGCACCAGCCCGCCGATCAGCCCGAGATGCTCGAAGAACGCGTTGAGCGCCATGAAGCGCGCGGCGCCCGACATGTTCCAGAAGTCGGCGGCCACCAGCATCGCGACGAGCGTCAACACGCCGAGGCCACCGGCGCCGAGCCACGTGAAGCGCCGGGACAACACGCACAGCGGCCCGCCGATCTCGACCACGATCGCCATCGCGGCCCAGACGGGCCCGGGATGCAGGCCGAAGTGCGCCTGCTCCGCGGCAGCTGCATTGAAGTCGAGCAGCTTGTAAATGCCCGCGATCAGATACGCGGACACCAGCGCGGCGCGCGCGACCGGCAGCACCCACCGCTGCGACAGCAGTGCGCCGACCCAGGCCGGACAGTCGTAAGCCGCACGTGCCGTCATCTCAGATCGCCCAGCACGAGCATCCGAACGCGCCCCAGAAGCCCTTCGCGTCGGACGTCGGCAACGCGCTGCCCCATGCGCCCGCGTGCGCATGCTGGTGAACGTTGCATTCGTTCGCGCAGCCGCACATCGCGGCGGCCGCCGCGCGTTGCAGCGGCGCACCGGCGCGCTGCGTCGCGCCCCAGCCCGCATAGCCGCCGAATGCGCGCACGGGCGACCAGTCGGGCATCGCGGGCGGGATCGGCGCGTCGTGCGACTCGAACGGCCCCGCACCCCAGACGATCTTGCCGTCGACCACCGTCAGCAACGCAGTCGTGGCGGCGATATCGTCCTCCGCGCACGCGAAGAAATCGCGATCCGGGACCACGAGGTCGGCAAGCTGCCCCACCGCGATGTGCCCTTTCTTGCCTTCCTCGTTCGAGAACCACGTGACGTTCTCGGTCCACATCCGCAGCGCCGTTTCGCGATCGAGGCAGTTCGCCTGCGGATACAGGCGCAGGCCGCCGACCGTGCGTCCGGTGACGAGCCACGACAGCGACACCCACGGGTTGTAGCTCGCGACGCGCGTCGCGTCGGTGCCCGCGGACACCTTCAGCCCCTTCGACAGCATCCGCGCGACGGGCGGCGTCGCTTCGCCGGCCTTCGCGCCGTAGCGCTCGACGAAATACTCGCCCTGGTACGCCATCCGGTGCTGCACCGCGACGCCGCCGCCGAGCGCCGCGATGCGGTCCATCGAGCGCTCCGAAATCGTCTCCGCGTGATCGAAGAACCAGTTGAGCCCCGCGAGCGGCGTGTCGCGGTTCACCTTCTCGAACACGTCGAGCGCGCGGCTGATCGTCTCGTCGTAGGTCGCGTGCATGCGCCACGGCCAGCGGTTCTGCGCGAGGATCCGCACCACTTCCTCGAGGTCGGACTCCATCTCCGGCGCCATGTCCGGGCGCGGCTGGCGGAAGTCCTCGAAGTCGGCGGCGGAGAACGCGAGCATCTCGCCCGCGCCGTTGTGGCGGAAGTAGTCGGTTCCGTCGTGATACTTGACGCTCTTGGTCCAGTTCACGAAGTCTTCCTTCTCGGCGTTCGGCTTCTGCGTGAACAGGTTGTACGCGAGGCGGATCGTCAGCTGCTTCGCGTCGGCGAGCTGCTGGATGACTTCGTAGTCCTCCGGATAATTCTGGAAGCCGCCGCCCGCGTCGATCGCGCCGGTCACGCCGAGGCGGTTCAGCTCGCGCATGAAGTGGCGCGTCGAGTTGACCTGGTATTCGAGCGGCAGCTTCGGGCCTTTCGCGAGGGTCGCGTACAGGATCGCGGCGTTCGGTTTCGCGAGCAGCAGGCCGGTCGGGTTGCCGTTGCCGTCCCGCATGATTTCGCCGCCCGGGGGTTCGGGCGTGTCCTTCGTGTAGCCGACGACGCGCAGCGCGGCGGCATTGAGCATCGCGCGGTCGTACAGGTGCAGGATGAAGACCGGCGTATCGGGCGCGACCGCATTCAGTTCGTCGAGGGTCGGCAGCCGCTTCTCGGCGAACTGGTGCTCGGTGAAGCCGCCGACGACGCGCACCCATTGCGGCGGCGGCGTGATCGCCACCTGCTGCTTGAGCATCTCCATCGCGGTCGCGAGCGAGCGCACGCCGTCCCAGCGCAGCTCCATGTTGTAGTTCAGTCCGCCACGAATCACGTGGCAATGGTTGTCGATCAGGCCGGGCAGCACGCCGCGGCCGCCGAGATCGACCACCTTCGTCGCGCGGCCCGCGAGCGGCATCACATCCGCGTCGCTGCCGACGGCGACGAAGCGGCCGGCGGCAATTGCGACCGCGGTCGCGATGGGGTTCGCGCGGTCGAGGGTCGTGAATCGCCCGTTATGCAGGATCAGATCCGGTTGGGTCACGGTTGCGGTCATGTGCATCACCTCTTGATGATCAGAAGCCAAACAGCTGTTTGACGGTGGGCAAGGCCTGCACGCCGATCAGCATGCCGAGCAACCCGACCAGCGCAATCAGCGGCGGTGCGGGAGAGCGAACCTTGATGGCGCTGTAAATCACACCGATCAGCAGGCCCGCACCAAGCGAAACCAGATAGGGTTCCATGCGATAAATCTCCCGGAGAATGTCGAACGCGGCGGCGGTGTGCCGGCCCGCATGCCGCGCGCGGCATGCGTGACGCGCTCACGTGCGCCCGCGCGGCAATGGCCGCTGCGGCGGGTTCGCATGGAACCCGCCGCAGCGGCCGCGACGGTCGTAACCCGTCTGCGCTTACTTCGCCGGAACCGGCGGGATCGACTCGTGCGGCGTCGCGGTGCGCGGCGCGCTCTTGTGCACCATCGTGTACGCGTAGTCGACGCCGATGCCGTACGCGCCCGAATGCTCCTTCGCGATCGCCATCACCGCGTCATACGTGCCGCGGTGCGCCCAGTCGCGCTGCCACTCGAGCATCACCTGCTGCCAGGTCACCGGCACGACGCCGGCCTGGATCATGCGCTGCATCGCGTAGTCGTGCGCTTCCTTCGACGTGCCGCCCGACGCGTCGGCCACCATGTAGATTTCGTAGCCGCCTTCCAGCATCGCGCACAGCGCGAACGTGTTGTTGCACACCTCGGTCCACAGGCCCGACACGACCACTTTCTTGCGGCCGTTCTTCGCGAGCGCGTCGCGCACCTTCTGGTCGTCCCACGAGTTCATCGAGGTCCGCTCGAGCAGCGGATGATCCGGGAACACGTCGAGCAGCTCCGGATACGTGTAGCCCGAGAAGCTCTCCGTCTCGACGGTGGTGATGATCGTCGGGATGTCGAAGGTCTTCGCGGCCTTCGCCAGCGCGACCACGTTGTTCTTCAGCACTTGCCGATCGATCGATTGAACGCCGAACGCCATCTGCGGCTGCTGATCGATGAAGATCATCTGGCAGTTGTCCGGGGTGAGAACTTCGAGTTTCGGGTTGCTCATGGCGATGATGTCCTTTGACGCGGAGAAATGTGAGGCTTGCCCCGCCGACGAATCTGCGAGGCGTCCGATGCGTTGTGTCGAGCGGTTCGACAGTCAACGCGCACCATTTCAGCGGCAAGCAGCCGACTACGCCAGTTAATCGTTCTGATTATCTCGACCAGCGATATTCAGGCTTAAAAGATCTGAATTTCAATGAAAGCACATGGGACGAACGCGAAGACCTGATAGGCTGATTCGAGACTTTCGGATCGCCGCCGAACCGGTCGCGATCGCCATTTCAACACGCTGTCCGTCACGTTCCATTGCCATGAAACCGTACGCTGCTTCACTTCTCGCCGGTATTCTCGCCGGCGTCGTCTACGCGCTGATCGGCGTGCCGTCTCCGGCGCCGCCTACCATCGCGCTGGCCGGCTTGCTGGGCATTCTGGCGGGCGAACAGATTCTTCCCGTCGCGCGGCGGATGATCGGCGGCATTCGGCTCGGGACCGCGTGGCGCGAGGCGAAGTGCAGTCAGCACATGTTCGGTGCGCTGCCGGGCGGTCATGCGGCGGATGCTGGGGCGAAGCGCGATTGATGGCAGGACAGCCGGCTTGCGTGAGATCCCGGCGAGGTCTGCAAACGGCCGTCGGATTTGGACGTGAAGCGTTGCCGCATGCGGCTCTGAGCCGAGACCGCCGGCTTTTGCACGAAACGGACGATTGACGATTGACGCGCCTCGACGGTGTCGCGGCGCACACCGTCACGACGTCACGTTCTGCGCGCCAAGCTCGCCAAGCAAGCAGCCGGCTGCTTGCCCATCCCAACAGCAGCGCAACCGCTGGGCATTCGCCGGCGCCACCGTCGAACCACCTGTCGGCGAGCGATCGACGAATCCGCGCACGCCGCCCCCCCTCATCCCCCCGCCCCACCGCCTCCCCGCACCCCGCTCCGATAAGCCCCCGGCGGCACC of the Burkholderia ubonensis genome contains:
- a CDS encoding cholesterol oxidase substrate-binding domain-containing protein — protein: MAKLAAAGVVAGWTPIYQVAANAATAGATPPGFPADIPLYKQAFQNWSGEIVVQDVWTAAPRSADDVVATVNWARANGYRVRPRGYMHNWSPLTLDPGVAPANLVLLDTTKSLTAVSVDTSTRPARVTAQTGVSLETLLAKLEDHGLGVVAAPAPGDITLGGALAIDAHGTAVPAVGETLQPGHTYGSLSNLVLSLTAVVFDPASRQYALRTFQRNDPDIGAFLAHIGRALVVEVTLAAGPNQRLRCQSFIDIPASELFAPAGTAGRTISSLLDRSGRIEAIWFPFTTCPWLKVWTLKPSKPLLSRAVTQPYNYPFSDSIPQSLSDLVKRIIIGGEGALTPLFGQTQYAITTAGLGLTLSADIWGWSRTVLQYIRPTTLRVTANGYAVLARRADVQRVVSEFVQYYQNRVDAYKARGEYPMNGPVEIRITGLDKPADAGAGAVVPTLSALKPRPDHPEWDVAVWFDILTLPGTPAADRFYREIEQWMLSNYSGAYATVRPEWSKGWAYTDTAAWQDGTMLSVTIPRLYRDGQPTTSNWDAARATLERYDPQRIFRSPLLDRLMP
- a CDS encoding DoxX family protein encodes the protein MTARAAYDCPAWVGALLSQRWVLPVARAALVSAYLIAGIYKLLDFNAAAAEQAHFGLHPGPVWAAMAIVVEIGGPLCVLSRRFTWLGAGGLGVLTLVAMLVAADFWNMSGAARFMALNAFFEHLGLIGGLVLVAVLGNTRRQADADASVR
- a CDS encoding amidohydrolase, with translation MTATVTQPDLILHNGRFTTLDRANPIATAVAIAAGRFVAVGSDADVMPLAGRATKVVDLGGRGVLPGLIDNHCHVIRGGLNYNMELRWDGVRSLATAMEMLKQQVAITPPPQWVRVVGGFTEHQFAEKRLPTLDELNAVAPDTPVFILHLYDRAMLNAAALRVVGYTKDTPEPPGGEIMRDGNGNPTGLLLAKPNAAILYATLAKGPKLPLEYQVNSTRHFMRELNRLGVTGAIDAGGGFQNYPEDYEVIQQLADAKQLTIRLAYNLFTQKPNAEKEDFVNWTKSVKYHDGTDYFRHNGAGEMLAFSAADFEDFRQPRPDMAPEMESDLEEVVRILAQNRWPWRMHATYDETISRALDVFEKVNRDTPLAGLNWFFDHAETISERSMDRIAALGGGVAVQHRMAYQGEYFVERYGAKAGEATPPVARMLSKGLKVSAGTDATRVASYNPWVSLSWLVTGRTVGGLRLYPQANCLDRETALRMWTENVTWFSNEEGKKGHIAVGQLADLVVPDRDFFACAEDDIAATTALLTVVDGKIVWGAGPFESHDAPIPPAMPDWSPVRAFGGYAGWGATQRAGAPLQRAAAAAMCGCANECNVHQHAHAGAWGSALPTSDAKGFWGAFGCSCWAI
- a CDS encoding DUF1427 family protein; translation: MEPYLVSLGAGLLIGVIYSAIKVRSPAPPLIALVGLLGMLIGVQALPTVKQLFGF
- a CDS encoding hydrolase — encoded protein: MSNPKLEVLTPDNCQMIFIDQQPQMAFGVQSIDRQVLKNNVVALAKAAKTFDIPTIITTVETESFSGYTYPELLDVFPDHPLLERTSMNSWDDQKVRDALAKNGRKKVVVSGLWTEVCNNTFALCAMLEGGYEIYMVADASGGTSKEAHDYAMQRMIQAGVVPVTWQQVMLEWQRDWAHRGTYDAVMAIAKEHSGAYGIGVDYAYTMVHKSAPRTATPHESIPPVPAK
- a CDS encoding XapX domain-containing protein, with translation MKPYAASLLAGILAGVVYALIGVPSPAPPTIALAGLLGILAGEQILPVARRMIGGIRLGTAWREAKCSQHMFGALPGGHAADAGAKRD